One window from the genome of Cyclobacterium amurskyense encodes:
- a CDS encoding 2,3,4,5-tetrahydropyridine-2,6-dicarboxylate N-succinyltransferase: MDLQHIIEKAWDNREQLNEKDVQIAIKTVIADLDNGKLRVAEPADDGTWKVNDWVKKAVILYFPIQKMRTIEVGPFEFHDKMALKTNYAKQGIRVVPHAVARYGAFLASGVVMMPSYVNIGAYVDSGTMVDTWATVGSCAQIGKNVHLSGGVGIGGVLEPIQAAPVIIEDGAFIGSRAIIVEGVRIGKEAVIGAGVTLTASSKIIDVTGDKPVEYKGYVPDRSVVIPGTLNKKFNAGEYQVPCALIIGQRKASTDLKTSLNDALRDNSVAV, encoded by the coding sequence ATGGATTTACAGCATATTATTGAAAAAGCCTGGGACAACAGGGAGCAATTGAATGAAAAAGATGTCCAAATCGCGATTAAAACTGTTATAGCGGACCTGGACAATGGTAAACTTAGGGTGGCTGAGCCTGCAGACGATGGTACTTGGAAGGTAAATGATTGGGTAAAGAAAGCTGTAATCCTTTATTTTCCCATTCAAAAAATGAGAACTATTGAGGTTGGACCTTTTGAATTTCATGATAAAATGGCGCTTAAAACCAATTATGCCAAGCAAGGAATCAGAGTAGTTCCTCATGCTGTGGCAAGATATGGCGCGTTTCTTGCTAGCGGTGTAGTGATGATGCCTTCTTATGTCAATATCGGTGCTTATGTAGACAGTGGAACCATGGTTGATACTTGGGCTACTGTAGGATCATGTGCACAGATAGGAAAGAACGTTCACCTTAGCGGTGGAGTAGGCATAGGAGGCGTTTTGGAACCCATTCAAGCAGCACCTGTCATTATTGAAGATGGTGCTTTTATAGGATCCAGAGCTATCATAGTAGAGGGAGTAAGAATTGGTAAAGAGGCCGTTATTGGTGCAGGTGTTACTCTTACTGCAAGTTCTAAAATCATCGATGTAACTGGCGATAAACCAGTAGAGTACAAAGGGTATGTTCCTGATAGATCAGTAGTTATACCAGGAACCTTAAACAAAAAGTTTAATGCTGGTGAATACCAGGTTCCTTGTGCACTTATCATCGGTCAAAGAAAAGCTTCGACAGATTTAAAGACTTCTCTCAATGATGCTCTCAGAGATAACAGTGTAGCAGTCTAA
- a CDS encoding porin family protein → MKFIFAFVFFVLIFNEAVSQEKYLPGYVKTLEGDTIPGLIDYRNWDNNPKTVFFKQKGQDSIKVYKPLDIAEFGVLDEIYVGAAVEKEVTKNTVYVHSESSALQVRMDTIFLQTLVLGEKSLLGMKSSGKENYYIKEGNSYTLLKYKWYLVEQNGKELKAENETYKRQLASYLGDCLYMTATLEGASYDSKSLESIFMKYYECKDGLPAFKKVREKVIAELGIVTGVSSTSLSFSSSQIFDILRINFPSNYSVVAGVFVDFILPRNDRKWSIYNELFYSNYTVSGSFQDITNENHYRNVEGELGYGYLKVNNMVRFRYPLGSFKVFANGGLSNGYALSETNKKTTANKFHTSETIEEGKLLDKTRRYEQGLILGLGAIQGRLSSEFRYERGNGMSDYIFLGVRTHRFFLLLNYRFN, encoded by the coding sequence ATGAAATTTATTTTTGCTTTTGTATTTTTTGTATTGATTTTTAACGAGGCAGTATCACAGGAAAAATACTTACCTGGCTATGTAAAGACCTTAGAAGGGGACACCATACCTGGACTTATAGACTATAGAAACTGGGATAACAACCCGAAAACTGTATTCTTCAAACAGAAGGGACAGGACAGCATAAAAGTTTACAAGCCCTTGGACATCGCCGAATTTGGGGTATTGGATGAAATCTATGTGGGGGCTGCAGTGGAGAAGGAAGTTACTAAGAATACGGTCTATGTACACAGTGAATCTTCCGCCTTACAAGTGAGAATGGATACAATATTCTTACAGACTTTGGTATTGGGGGAAAAGTCCTTGCTAGGAATGAAGTCTTCTGGCAAGGAGAACTATTATATCAAAGAGGGCAACAGCTATACCCTTCTGAAATACAAGTGGTACCTTGTAGAACAAAACGGGAAGGAGCTCAAAGCAGAAAACGAAACCTACAAGCGTCAACTGGCTTCCTATTTGGGTGATTGTTTGTACATGACTGCCACACTTGAAGGTGCCAGTTATGACAGCAAAAGTTTGGAAAGCATTTTTATGAAGTATTATGAATGTAAGGATGGACTGCCCGCATTTAAAAAAGTTAGAGAGAAAGTAATTGCCGAGTTAGGTATTGTGACAGGAGTATCTTCAACATCACTTTCATTTAGTAGTAGCCAAATTTTTGACATTCTAAGGATTAATTTTCCAAGCAATTACAGTGTAGTCGCAGGTGTTTTTGTTGATTTTATACTACCTAGAAATGATCGAAAATGGTCTATTTATAATGAGTTATTTTACTCTAATTATACTGTAAGTGGAAGCTTTCAAGACATCACCAATGAAAATCACTATAGAAATGTAGAAGGCGAGTTGGGTTATGGTTACCTTAAAGTAAATAATATGGTGCGCTTTAGGTATCCTTTGGGAAGTTTTAAAGTTTTTGCCAATGGAGGATTATCAAATGGATATGCCTTGAGTGAAACCAACAAAAAAACCACTGCAAATAAATTCCATACTTCAGAAACCATTGAGGAAGGCAAGTTATTGGATAAAACACGTCGCTATGAGCAAGGACTAATACTAGGTTTAGGAGCCATACAAGGACGCCTGTCTAGTGAATTCCGCTATGAGAGAGGTAACGGGATGTCTGACTACATTTTTTTGGGTGTACGGACGCATCGTTTTTTTCTTCTGCTCAATTATCGGTTCAATTAA
- a CDS encoding DUF4221 family protein has translation MKNVFYLLLIPLLYSCGKESSEKAQSRNTLENLTYTVDTILVDSGEDIFILSSGLGTKALNQDKSKLLFFENSPLNLVEVDLNKLKLVSKTPFQEEGPNGVGSNYVRFQSGPNGDLFINGYTTQGIFNGSGELLKSLNVVPEGIEPDLANNVQQLYDKAIYDFENNRIYSQPPSQENRKHLLFIIDPITKEYQIEPIPEMKAVMEFTGTLVVDGMIDFFWVDNQMYIENQQLLLTVGAMSAVYRLDLVKNSFEFIDIQHKNFPNRMTFSVNNSPVEQAEFNEDRKKVFEHLNYLEPRWDESREMFLRLGKKTFLGERREDPSTYEVFLFAYDQDFNVLGETKIEGLKQAPGSYFWKDGKLWSYVNVEDELGFAVIDFKF, from the coding sequence ATGAAAAACGTATTCTACCTCCTTTTGATTCCCCTTCTCTATTCCTGCGGTAAGGAATCTTCTGAAAAAGCCCAATCAAGAAATACTCTAGAAAACCTGACTTATACGGTGGATACAATACTGGTAGATTCGGGAGAGGATATTTTCATCTTAAGCTCAGGACTAGGAACTAAAGCCCTTAATCAAGACAAAAGCAAATTGCTGTTTTTTGAAAATAGCCCACTGAATTTAGTGGAAGTGGATTTGAATAAGCTCAAGTTAGTTAGTAAAACACCATTTCAAGAGGAGGGGCCTAATGGAGTAGGTTCAAATTATGTGAGGTTTCAGTCGGGACCAAATGGGGATTTATTTATCAATGGCTATACTACACAGGGAATATTTAATGGCAGTGGCGAACTGCTCAAAAGTCTAAATGTGGTGCCGGAAGGAATTGAGCCTGATCTAGCCAATAATGTGCAACAGCTGTATGATAAGGCTATTTATGATTTTGAGAACAATCGAATCTATTCCCAACCACCAAGTCAGGAAAATAGGAAGCACCTTTTATTTATTATCGATCCGATAACCAAGGAATATCAAATTGAGCCAATACCTGAAATGAAAGCTGTAATGGAATTTACGGGGACTTTGGTCGTAGATGGGATGATAGACTTTTTTTGGGTCGACAACCAAATGTATATCGAAAATCAACAACTTTTGCTTACCGTGGGTGCTATGAGTGCGGTTTATCGGTTAGACCTGGTGAAAAACAGCTTCGAATTTATTGATATTCAGCACAAAAACTTTCCTAACCGTATGACATTCTCTGTAAATAATTCTCCTGTAGAACAAGCAGAATTTAATGAAGATCGAAAAAAGGTTTTCGAGCATTTGAATTACTTGGAGCCGCGCTGGGATGAGAGCAGAGAAATGTTTTTACGACTGGGTAAAAAGACATTTTTGGGTGAAAGACGAGAAGATCCATCTACTTATGAGGTTTTTCTTTTCGCTTATGACCAAGACTTCAATGTTTTGGGCGAGACCAAAATTGAAGGCTTAAAACAAGCTCCGGGAAGCTACTTTTGGAAAGATGGCAAGCTCTGGTCCTATGTCAATGTCGAAGATGAATTGGGTTTTGCGGTGATTGACTTTAAATTTTAG
- a CDS encoding ribbon-helix-helix domain-containing protein — MARQTISVNEPNDRWMKQKIEENEFSSKSELINDLIRRQREQEEERLWLRNELIKGENSGISNKSMAEILAEAKQRVKNGQ, encoded by the coding sequence ATGGCTAGACAAACTATCTCTGTTAATGAACCGAATGACCGTTGGATGAAACAAAAAATTGAAGAGAATGAATTCTCCAGTAAAAGTGAATTGATCAATGACCTGATTCGTAGACAAAGAGAACAAGAAGAAGAGCGATTATGGTTAAGGAATGAGCTTATAAAGGGTGAAAATAGTGGCATATCCAATAAATCTATGGCTGAAATTCTTGCAGAGGCTAAACAAAGAGTAAAAAATGGCCAATGA
- a CDS encoding DUF4172 domain-containing protein encodes MWERPNWPNFTFDASAFIHLEREFHRNTGLILGSLSPALKRTGKLRHTRYYLSMVEILH; translated from the coding sequence ATTTGGGAGAGACCGAATTGGCCAAATTTCACATTTGACGCATCGGCATTCATACATTTGGAACGCGAATTTCATCGAAATACGGGTTTGATTTTAGGTTCACTTAGTCCAGCCCTAAAAAGGACTGGAAAATTGAGGCACACACGCTACTATCTCTCAATGGTGGAAATCTTACATTGA
- a CDS encoding thioredoxin family protein, which translates to MKKVVGLLVLLVFVQQLATAQKNEITWYSFEEAIEKTAEKPKMVLVDVYTDWCGWCKKMDRNTFTDSKVIEYVNENFYAVKLNAEDRKRKFEFKGKEYTEQMMAYNMRVRSYPNFVVMDAAMENITQLPGYREPDNFISSLKILLENFDH; encoded by the coding sequence ATGAAAAAAGTAGTAGGACTTCTGGTGTTGCTGGTTTTTGTTCAACAACTGGCTACCGCACAAAAAAATGAGATCACTTGGTACAGCTTTGAGGAGGCAATAGAAAAGACAGCCGAAAAACCAAAAATGGTTTTAGTGGATGTTTACACCGATTGGTGTGGCTGGTGCAAAAAAATGGATAGAAATACTTTTACTGATTCTAAAGTCATCGAATACGTCAACGAAAACTTTTACGCTGTTAAGCTAAATGCTGAAGACAGGAAAAGGAAGTTTGAATTCAAAGGAAAAGAATACACCGAACAAATGATGGCTTATAATATGAGGGTAAGGTCTTATCCAAATTTTGTAGTCATGGATGCTGCAATGGAAAATATCACTCAGCTTCCCGGCTATAGGGAACCGGATAATTTTATCAGTTCACTTAAAATTTTACTCGAAAATTTCGATCATTAA
- a CDS encoding glycosyltransferase produces the protein MPQKIPIIFASVLKPVDDSRVLYKLGFSIRETNKYDLNIIGFSTKKTPKVKNIRLIEIFSGPRTHISRLFVPFRFLQQLFKIKPAIVIVTTYELLPMATIGKWMLGYRLIYDVQENYSKNISSNQTLPFLVRNLAILLVKTAEKLSQPAIDHYIFAEKCYAKEMPAIKNYTIVENKASIPPITKGSFRIKNANAVHFIISGTITPVYGVLEAIKWFLKLQEQLPHAKLTIVGHCPMESFSNELLTRYQSKAGVNLFLSSSPLPAVFIQEKIDQADVLLLPYHLLPSIKDKVPTKLYEGIAHQKVILITDNPVWKEIVDKYPAGMCVDFLAIENAFMVWKTLLSIDFYRFLPDENVDWSIEGIKFQQLIGELAGQ, from the coding sequence ATGCCTCAAAAAATCCCCATTATATTCGCTTCTGTCCTCAAACCAGTGGATGATTCCAGAGTGTTGTATAAGCTGGGATTTTCAATTCGTGAAACAAATAAATACGACCTTAACATCATAGGGTTTTCAACAAAAAAAACGCCTAAGGTCAAAAATATACGCCTAATAGAGATTTTTTCTGGCCCACGAACTCATATTTCCCGACTATTTGTCCCATTTAGGTTCCTTCAGCAGCTTTTCAAAATTAAACCTGCAATAGTTATTGTCACCACCTACGAATTACTACCAATGGCTACAATAGGGAAATGGATGCTTGGCTACCGCTTGATCTATGATGTTCAGGAAAACTATTCCAAAAACATATCCAGCAACCAAACATTACCCTTTTTGGTTCGAAATTTAGCTATTCTCTTGGTCAAAACTGCTGAAAAACTCAGTCAGCCAGCCATTGATCACTATATTTTTGCAGAGAAATGTTACGCCAAGGAAATGCCTGCCATTAAGAACTACACAATAGTAGAAAATAAGGCTTCAATTCCTCCAATAACAAAGGGCTCTTTTAGAATAAAAAATGCCAATGCGGTTCATTTTATAATCAGTGGCACCATCACACCCGTTTACGGCGTGCTAGAGGCCATTAAATGGTTCCTTAAGCTACAAGAACAACTCCCTCATGCAAAGTTAACCATTGTTGGCCATTGTCCTATGGAAAGCTTTTCAAATGAATTACTAACACGTTACCAATCAAAAGCAGGGGTAAATCTATTTCTTTCTTCAAGCCCTTTACCAGCAGTCTTTATTCAAGAGAAGATAGACCAGGCAGATGTGCTGTTATTGCCCTATCATTTGCTACCAAGTATAAAGGATAAGGTTCCAACCAAACTTTATGAAGGAATAGCCCATCAGAAAGTGATTTTAATTACCGATAATCCAGTGTGGAAAGAGATTGTGGATAAGTATCCGGCAGGAATGTGTGTAGATTTTTTAGCTATTGAGAATGCTTTTATGGTGTGGAAAACGCTCTTAAGCATTGATTTTTACCGGTTTTTACCCGATGAAAACGTTGATTGGTCAATAGAAGGAATAAAATTCCAACAATTAATAGGTGAATTAGCGGGTCAATAG
- a CDS encoding metal-dependent transcriptional regulator produces the protein MISLSQAEENYLRTIYNLVAEGLEKVSTNEIAAAVNTKAASVSDMLKKLAEKQLIDYRKYYGVSLTDEGRKTALHIIRRHRLWQVFLVDKLKFSWDEVNAIAEELEHVKAPLLVRRLDEYLGFPKFDPHGDPIPDEFGELSTKPRIILQEVPVGQSGKIVSVSDTSAAFLKYLDKVGIYIGAKVLVLEKVDYDGSLELFIDNQKKVFVSKEVAANIQVILHPL, from the coding sequence ATGATAAGCCTGAGTCAAGCGGAAGAGAATTATTTGCGAACCATTTACAACCTTGTAGCGGAAGGTCTGGAGAAAGTATCCACAAATGAGATTGCTGCAGCGGTCAATACGAAGGCCGCCTCAGTGAGTGATATGCTAAAAAAATTGGCGGAAAAACAACTGATTGATTACAGGAAATACTATGGTGTAAGCTTAACTGATGAGGGTAGAAAAACAGCACTTCATATCATAAGAAGGCACCGCTTATGGCAAGTATTTTTGGTAGACAAATTAAAATTTAGCTGGGATGAGGTCAATGCAATTGCAGAAGAATTGGAACATGTAAAGGCTCCCCTTCTCGTCCGTCGCCTGGATGAATACCTGGGATTTCCCAAATTTGATCCACATGGAGATCCTATCCCGGATGAATTTGGGGAGTTAAGCACCAAGCCAAGAATAATCCTTCAGGAAGTTCCTGTAGGACAAAGTGGGAAAATTGTTTCGGTAAGTGACACAAGTGCTGCCTTTTTAAAATACCTTGACAAGGTAGGTATCTATATAGGTGCAAAAGTTCTTGTCTTGGAAAAAGTAGACTACGATGGTTCTCTGGAATTATTTATTGACAATCAGAAAAAGGTGTTTGTATCTAAGGAAGTCGCTGCCAATATTCAGGTAATACTTCATCCTCTTTAA
- a CDS encoding tetratricopeptide repeat protein gives MISIKNLLSIFLLASFFVACGNNSSNKGDAFYSEGQYKEAIMAYASYLENKPNHVKVLYNKGRAHEELDEFKLAEQSFKQALKHDSKNTQILLSLSNLYHNNGKPELALMYADNAVSVSGAPAMAYFLKARSMHSLGNVKEALREYNTAIKMSPTNGQAYYYRGMLYAATDQIGNACKDFKAAVKNDYAPAKESIKKYCK, from the coding sequence ATGATTTCAATTAAAAACCTATTAAGTATATTTCTATTGGCTTCCTTTTTTGTGGCTTGTGGAAACAATTCGTCCAATAAAGGGGATGCCTTTTACAGTGAAGGACAGTACAAAGAAGCAATTATGGCTTATGCCAGTTACCTGGAAAATAAGCCTAATCATGTTAAAGTTCTTTACAATAAAGGAAGGGCACATGAAGAGTTGGATGAATTTAAATTGGCAGAGCAAAGTTTTAAGCAGGCCTTGAAACATGATTCAAAGAATACTCAGATCTTGCTTAGCCTTTCAAATTTGTACCATAACAATGGAAAACCTGAATTGGCGCTAATGTATGCCGACAATGCAGTATCTGTCTCCGGTGCACCAGCAATGGCTTATTTTCTAAAGGCCAGGTCCATGCATAGTTTAGGCAATGTAAAGGAAGCACTGAGAGAATACAATACAGCTATAAAAATGAGTCCTACCAATGGTCAGGCCTATTATTACAGAGGAATGCTGTATGCAGCTACTGATCAGATAGGAAATGCTTGTAAGGATTTTAAAGCGGCAGTAAAGAATGATTATGCTCCTGCAAAGGAATCGATTAAAAAGTATTGTAAATAA
- a CDS encoding sialidase family protein, with translation MRQSVFIALLFIIGSCANQKPKNEFWNDGKEVFELSEIFAGDRFPNVVTAKDGSIVATWGNKSYQVRRSEDGGKSWDPIITIAEPGFHGGGVIVDENSGDILAFVEEGHPISPFKMYRSKDNGKTWAAEETSIIGDKNGNVPSMHMNEHGITLQFGEKKGRLIRATRNYDGGNNKEFWPNHYTNAIYSDDAGKTWHTSAPFPANGTGEATLTELSDGTIYYNSRRHLSTDGLNPRMRHIAHSTDGGETWEGLYVSEELPDGDQSGDYGLMAGLIRLPIEGHDVLLYSNIVSNEGRNHGTVWASFDGGKTWPVSKLVEEGKFAYSSMTAGRAGTPSEGLIYLFFEGEGQDAKGYSGKMAIFNLAWLTDGKDWEEFLNNY, from the coding sequence GTGAGACAATCTGTATTTATCGCATTGCTTTTTATTATAGGTTCCTGTGCCAATCAAAAACCCAAAAATGAATTTTGGAACGATGGCAAGGAGGTTTTTGAGTTAAGTGAGATTTTTGCAGGGGATCGATTTCCCAATGTGGTGACCGCTAAGGATGGTTCTATTGTAGCCACCTGGGGAAATAAAAGTTACCAGGTACGTAGGAGTGAGGATGGAGGAAAAAGCTGGGACCCAATAATTACGATAGCCGAGCCCGGTTTTCATGGAGGAGGAGTCATCGTGGATGAGAACAGTGGAGATATTTTGGCATTTGTAGAAGAAGGTCATCCCATTTCCCCTTTTAAAATGTACAGGAGCAAAGACAATGGGAAAACATGGGCAGCTGAAGAAACGAGTATAATAGGAGACAAGAATGGAAATGTTCCTTCCATGCACATGAATGAGCATGGAATTACCTTACAATTTGGTGAAAAGAAAGGCAGATTGATTCGGGCAACCCGCAATTATGATGGCGGAAACAACAAGGAGTTTTGGCCCAACCATTATACCAATGCCATTTATAGTGATGATGCAGGGAAAACCTGGCACACAAGTGCCCCTTTCCCTGCCAATGGAACCGGTGAAGCTACGCTGACAGAACTTTCCGATGGAACGATCTACTACAATTCCCGCAGGCACTTGTCCACCGATGGCTTAAACCCAAGAATGAGACATATTGCGCACAGTACAGATGGTGGAGAGACCTGGGAAGGCCTTTACGTCAGTGAAGAATTACCTGATGGAGACCAAAGCGGGGATTATGGATTGATGGCAGGTTTGATTAGACTGCCAATCGAAGGGCATGATGTCTTGCTCTATAGTAATATAGTATCCAATGAAGGCAGAAACCACGGAACCGTCTGGGCCAGCTTCGATGGTGGCAAAACCTGGCCTGTAAGCAAACTGGTGGAAGAAGGCAAGTTCGCCTATTCCTCCATGACAGCCGGAAGAGCCGGTACCCCAAGCGAAGGATTGATTTACCTATTCTTTGAAGGAGAAGGCCAAGATGCTAAAGGTTACTCAGGTAAAATGGCCATTTTCAACCTTGCCTGGCTTACGGATGGTAAGGATTGGGAGGAGTTTTTGAATAATTATTAA
- a CDS encoding type II toxin-antitoxin system RelE/ParE family toxin produces MIKSIKNKALKNYWVKGDRSKLPSTMIRKIEMVMEIIDSIEKVPDDLYPFPELKPHPLKGNRKGDWSLEISGNWRITFNYNNQTGAAYDLDLEDYH; encoded by the coding sequence ATGATAAAAAGTATCAAGAATAAAGCCCTAAAAAACTATTGGGTCAAGGGTGATAGAAGTAAACTTCCGTCAACCATGATCCGGAAAATTGAGATGGTAATGGAGATTATCGATAGTATCGAAAAGGTACCTGATGACCTATACCCATTCCCTGAATTAAAACCTCACCCACTAAAAGGTAATAGAAAAGGAGATTGGTCCCTTGAGATTTCAGGTAATTGGCGTATTACATTCAACTACAACAATCAAACTGGGGCAGCATACGATTTGGACTTAGAAGATTATCACTAA
- a CDS encoding HigA family addiction module antitoxin translates to MERDITTYIHPGKIFFEEVIKPNHLKIGEVAELLQVSRLTVSKIVNEKSGISPNIALRIQTVFGGSAEMWTKMQHKYDMALAIKEFERNNPKLKRFEKA, encoded by the coding sequence ATGGAAAGAGATATTACAACATACATTCACCCAGGAAAAATTTTTTTCGAAGAGGTAATTAAACCAAATCACCTTAAAATTGGAGAAGTCGCAGAACTCTTGCAGGTTTCGAGGCTAACAGTATCAAAAATTGTTAATGAAAAAAGCGGCATCTCACCCAATATCGCACTCCGAATTCAGACCGTTTTTGGTGGAAGCGCCGAAATGTGGACTAAAATGCAGCACAAATATGACATGGCGCTAGCCATCAAAGAATTCGAGCGCAATAATCCAAAATTGAAAAGATTTGAAAAAGCTTAG
- the mnmE gene encoding tRNA uridine-5-carboxymethylaminomethyl(34) synthesis GTPase MnmE, translating into MALHFSQKEDTIIALATPQGVGAIAVIRLSGNNAIKLANQVFYGKDLEKQESHTIHFGTIRDEKRVIDEVLVSLFVAPKSFTKENVVEISTHGSSYIINQVIKLLVRKGARPALPGEFTQRAFLNGQFDLAQAEAVADLIHSDSEASHQAAMNQMRGGFSGEIASLRTELIHFASMIELELDFTEEDVEFASRDDLRILVEKLLRVVEQLISSFDLGNVIKNGVPTVIAGKPNAGKSTLLNALLKEEKAIVSDIAGTTRDFIEDEINIGGVIFRFTDTAGIRETTDVLEAMGVSRTHEKMKTASLILYLFDLGDTDMVEISKDINKLENLGIPFLKVANKVDKSNPLFVNELKNSYPDTIFISAGKKENLETLTSRILELVNLDKFRTGNTIVTNIRHYDSLTRTRQSLLDVLTGLDEEVTNDFLAMDIRRSLHFLGEITGEITTDDLLANIFSKFCIGK; encoded by the coding sequence ATGGCCTTGCATTTTAGTCAAAAAGAAGATACCATCATCGCTTTGGCCACACCTCAAGGTGTAGGTGCAATCGCAGTTATCCGCCTTTCCGGAAACAATGCCATAAAACTGGCCAATCAGGTTTTTTATGGCAAGGACCTGGAGAAGCAGGAAAGTCACACAATTCATTTTGGAACGATTCGAGATGAAAAGCGAGTAATCGATGAAGTGCTCGTTTCCTTATTTGTTGCGCCTAAGTCTTTTACCAAAGAAAACGTTGTAGAAATCTCTACTCACGGCTCTTCTTATATTATCAACCAAGTAATAAAATTGCTGGTCAGAAAGGGAGCCCGCCCTGCCCTACCGGGTGAATTTACGCAAAGGGCTTTTTTAAATGGACAGTTTGACCTGGCACAGGCAGAAGCGGTAGCAGATTTAATTCACAGTGATTCCGAAGCTTCTCACCAAGCTGCCATGAATCAAATGCGTGGTGGGTTTTCTGGTGAAATTGCCAGTCTTCGTACAGAGTTGATTCATTTTGCTTCCATGATAGAATTGGAACTGGACTTCACAGAGGAGGATGTAGAATTTGCCAGCAGAGATGATTTGCGAATTCTTGTAGAAAAATTACTCCGTGTTGTGGAGCAATTGATCAGTAGTTTTGACTTGGGAAATGTGATTAAAAATGGGGTACCAACCGTAATTGCCGGAAAACCAAATGCGGGCAAGTCCACCCTACTCAACGCTTTACTCAAAGAAGAAAAAGCCATCGTTTCGGATATAGCCGGAACCACTCGTGACTTTATCGAAGACGAAATCAATATTGGCGGCGTGATTTTTAGGTTTACAGATACTGCCGGAATCCGAGAAACCACTGATGTTCTCGAAGCCATGGGAGTTAGTCGAACCCATGAGAAAATGAAGACCGCATCACTGATCCTCTATCTATTTGATTTGGGTGATACGGACATGGTGGAAATCAGCAAAGACATTAATAAATTAGAAAATCTAGGAATCCCTTTCCTTAAAGTAGCCAATAAAGTAGACAAGTCCAATCCATTGTTTGTCAACGAATTAAAGAATTCTTATCCGGACACTATTTTCATTTCTGCAGGAAAGAAAGAAAACCTAGAAACTTTAACGAGCCGGATACTAGAATTGGTAAACCTGGACAAATTCAGAACCGGTAACACCATAGTCACCAATATTCGCCACTACGATTCATTAACTAGAACCCGTCAATCTTTACTTGATGTGCTGACCGGTCTGGACGAAGAAGTAACCAATGATTTCTTAGCCATGGACATTCGTCGCTCGCTTCATTTCCTTGGTGAAATCACCGGAGAGATCACCACCGACGATTTACTTGCAAATATTTTTAGTAAGTTTTGTATCGGAAAGTAA
- a CDS encoding type II toxin-antitoxin system Phd/YefM family antitoxin — translation MVVVSTREFRQNLKKYLDLIDKNERVIIQRGKNKVYEISNNIKNDRFFDDPVIQERLAKSIQSYNEGKTTKLTDDQFKEFLGL, via the coding sequence ATGGTTGTAGTAAGCACTAGAGAATTTCGTCAAAACCTAAAAAAATACCTGGATTTAATAGACAAAAATGAGCGAGTTATCATACAGAGAGGAAAAAACAAAGTGTATGAAATCTCCAACAACATAAAAAATGATAGGTTTTTTGACGATCCAGTTATTCAAGAACGTTTGGCAAAAAGTATTCAATCCTACAATGAGGGAAAAACTACTAAGTTAACAGATGATCAATTTAAGGAATTTCTTGGCCTATGA
- a CDS encoding OsmC family protein, protein MSELVQRTFQGIIEATKKDVSLTKGVFRVTSEMDEHVRVKNTARDFEFIADEPEALAGTNLGPNPVEYLLASLGSCQVITYQVVASLKGIQLNNVKVETKGNIDWRGFLGIDENVRPGYHKIEVETFIDSDESPERIQELIKEVEARCPVLDNLVNTVKVESKISIVNEKNPVV, encoded by the coding sequence ATGTCAGAATTAGTACAGCGAACATTCCAAGGAATTATTGAAGCTACCAAAAAAGATGTAAGCCTAACAAAAGGAGTATTTAGAGTTACTTCCGAAATGGATGAGCATGTCCGCGTGAAAAATACGGCGAGAGATTTCGAGTTTATCGCAGATGAACCAGAAGCTTTGGCGGGAACAAACTTAGGCCCCAATCCTGTAGAGTATTTATTGGCTTCTCTAGGCTCATGCCAGGTGATTACCTATCAAGTTGTCGCTTCTTTAAAAGGAATTCAATTAAACAATGTCAAGGTAGAAACCAAAGGGAATATAGACTGGAGGGGATTTCTGGGAATAGACGAAAATGTACGTCCCGGATACCATAAAATAGAAGTGGAAACGTTTATTGATTCTGATGAAAGTCCCGAAAGGATACAAGAACTTATTAAAGAGGTAGAGGCCCGTTGCCCTGTATTGGACAATCTGGTAAATACTGTAAAAGTAGAAAGCAAGATCTCTATTGTCAATGAGAAAAATCCTGTTGTCTAA